In Nymphalis io chromosome 9, ilAglIoxx1.1, whole genome shotgun sequence, the genomic window GATATGCAAAATTTTCCTTCATTAGAATATCTCAATTtagattttaacaaaataatagaaTTTCCCAGCGAAGTAACTAAAACCAACGGATCTTATAAACTAAAAGAGCTGAGActgtcatataattatataagtaaaattaattcgGAATTTCTTGAGATTTTGATAGAATTACAAAGTGTCGATTTATCTTATAATCGCATGAATAATATAAGCGAACGTAGTTTCTACAATTTGCGGAACTTGGTTTATTTAAGTTTGACTGGGAATGTTATAGAATTCATTGCCGATGAAGCTTTTGCTGATCTTCCAAAAATAGAAGTTTTGGATTTGCAAGAGAATAATTTAGTCGAGTTTTCAACAAAATGTTTTGCAAATGTATCGAATATGGATACTGATTTTGCAGTAAAtgttagttataataaaattgcatcCCTTGTCGGCGGGCGAGTTGcgtctattaatattttagactTGTCGCATAATCTTATAGAATTCATATCGAGAGACTTTTTTAATTCTCTAGGTGAACAAATTCGTCAAGTTTTTctttcttacaataaaataacattgcTCGATAATTCTGCTTTCGGATCGTTAcctaatttgaatattttaaatttgcatgAGAATGACATCAGCATAATAAAACGTCGTGCTTTTTCAGATATGCCTTCATTACAGATTTTAGATTTGTCTCGAAACAGAATAGGACAACTGTCCGTAGAACAGTTTCATAGCTTACATCGATTAAAACTTTTGCGCTTAGATAAAAACAAACTGCGGGCGCTGCCTCGTGACGTCTTTAAGAACACTGTTTTAGAATATGTAGATTTGAGTAATAACCAATTGGCTTTATTTCCAAGTAGCGCTCTTACTCAAGTAGGGTTTACGTTACGCCGTCTTGAGCTCTCTTATAATCGTATTGAATACCTTGATTCTGCCATGTTTCACGCGACTGCTTTCCTGCACGAGATGGGCTTATCACATAATGCCCTCACGGTCCTTTCTGATAATACACTTGCAGGGCTACCGCGACTGCGTCGCCTTGATCTTTCTTTTAATTCAatcaaaacaaactttaaaGAGCTTTTTCATAATGCTCCACGTTTGAGGCGCCTTTCGTTGGCTAATACTGGCCTTAAGGGTACACCACACCTTCCTCTCGCTAATCTAACTGAATTAAATCTTAGTGGAAATTATATCACTTCATACGGTGAAAATGACGTGCGTCATCTTTCTAATTTACGAGCTCTTGATATTGCTGGAAATAAATTCACTTCCCTTCGACCCGCAATGTGGGCATCATTACCACAGCTAATTTCCCTGGACGTATCTCAAAATCCTATAGTGCGAATACAACGCGGTCTCTTTGATGGTCTGACTCGTTTACTTTATCTTAGAATGGACAATCTACGAAATGTAGAAACAATAGAACCCCGCGCATTTCGTGCGCTGGTCTCACTGAGGTCATTGACATTGGAATCACCTACTAGTGAAACTAAAGATGTTCCTATTGCAGAAATAGTTTCTGCCACACCTAACTTAGAAGCTAtgatagttaaaatacataagGAAATGTTAGATTCCCAATTTTTGACATTACGAGCACCTAAGCTTCGATCTTTAGAAGTAAGCGGTAAGATGCGACGCGTGGCTCCTGACGCTTTCACTGCTCTCGGTCGACAACGCTCTCTGTCTTTACGATTAACCAATTCAGCTGTATCAGAGCTACCACCAGGTCTCGTGAGGCCTCTAGTTCGCATACCACACCTGACTCTCGATTTTACTAATAACCATCTCGTTAATTTTGGACCAGCAGTTGTATACCCAAATTTGACAGGTTGGAATCGTTTTGCAACAAAACTTTTGCCAGGTGAGTACAACTATAACAATTACCTACTTAGGTCTCCTATTTTTCAAGTCAGAACTACAATTTTGTTGTCAGGAGGCCTGCTACTCGAGGGAAACCCACTCCGGTGTGGCTGTTCGGCATCTTGGGTAGGCGCGTGGCTAAGACGGTGGACAAGCGAAGTAGGCGGCGGCTCGAGAggtgcgcgggcggcggcgcgacGCAGTGCGTGCGTCACCagcccgcgcgcgccgccgaGACCTTTGCTCGAGCTTCACGCCGACGAGGCTGAGTGTCACGCAAGCGCACTTTCGAGTCGTTCACATAAACTTTATTCACATCATTTAATGTATTCATTCGTTCTAGTGTTCAGTGCTGTATTCTCATTTAGTTAGTATTCATGAGGAATTTTTTTTGACaacattatagtttttttatatttatataatagtagagttaaattaaaattaagaagacATTTTCGTTAAATACCTAAATTACAGTTGGAAATGACGTTATCTTAGAAAAAATGTGAAGAATAATTGTGACTGCGTCCTATTTGTACTGTAAAATTGTACATGACACTTGTAAATATGTGTAGATATCTAATTtagacttttatattaattacaataagcGAAGCGACGCTGTGTTGGACGCGATTTCGAGCAACGAAAATAcgttaacttaatatttatattgtacacgttatgttttgtttaatcgtttctggtaaattttattacatcatttattttacaactaCGTGTTAAcctaaatgatattttaaataatatatttattattatatctctaTGATATGGTATGtgtgtattatgtataatatattgcaaAGCTTAGTTTTTCCTTTGTGTTATGGGCTTGAGTCCACTGTTACTGGTCGGTGATGTCCAAACACCACCGACCAGTAACTGTTTGTTGAGATAGAGGAAGTGGTTTGTAAATAATGGAATGTGATGAATCATGACAAGtaagactaaaataaatattttttcataaagttCCGATGGTTTTTTTATCATCCCTATACTATAACAAAACTTATAAGATGAGATTGACAACATTTTCGATTAGATATACATGTACCGATCGACAGAAATAATAACTAACTACTAAATGagtaaagaattatttaaatgctGACAATGTGCcatcaaaattattgttattttctgtCATGGTCTAAGTATAacgtaacaaatataatataattaatcctTAATCGACGcacaaatgaaatgaaatcaaagacctgttattattatacaaaaccaAATAGTAGACCACAACTGCTGTTAGGTTAGGTAAAGATATTTTGGCCTTCAGCGCTGTGGCGCTTTAATATCAGAAgtgatattcaattaaattgatGTGATTGATTATCTGACGTAATAAATGACTAGTAAATAAGTTAATTGTAAGCGCATACGTTTTCTGTTTTGTCCTTCACTAGGTCTTGTgatagaggttgcctggaatagattactgtaagtgataaggctCGTTTGCGTGCTTatattacctattatatatttttgtatattatgtacaaattaatatataaatatccacTGCACGTAAAGATTTTTCAAAAGGTCCTCTTCTAACAGAATTTACCACAGATAATACCGACAACATTACGTGAATAAACGAAAGCCTCGGATTTATGCGTAGGCCTACAAGGCCTAGGGGCCTAGCGGCCGCACCAGCCGAAGGGCTCTACCcagttagaaataaaaaaatttactctTACCGCTTCAGAATGAGGTCCCCAAATGTGAAAGTGCCTAGTGCCTCTAAGTCCAGGTCTGCTCGATGGTGACAACGTACTTTGGGTATGAAGTACAAATACAGTCATATAGTTATTGTAGTGTTAAAAACAACATCTTATTTACAGGAAAGTATCTGCACAAGATTAGAGACTATTCTTTTCGACGAACGATATAGAAAAACGGTGTTAGAGGAAAACGGTGGGTTGTGCACCATACCGTTTTTAACTGAATGTTGATCAAGTTTTTTATTCAGTTTAAGAAAACTGTGTCATGCGTTGACTTCGGCATATAATTCTAGTGAATTATGTGCCGAACCTATGACATAAACCTGCAGACGGGTGGTGGACGATTTTAAGGTGATCAAACGTAGCAAATCAGCTTCTCTTAAGCAGTTCATCCGAGATAGCCGCACGAGAATCctgaactatatttttattaatgatgcTGATATCAGTTTAAGAAATGTGTGCCTAACAATGTATGGACACTTTGTTTGTCTGAACTAAATGGAGAaataaggaataaataaattgtataaaataaatcgtactTCAGATAGACATGtgatatttatttgcaaaatctGCGAAAGCGGCGATAAAATTTGTTCTTCTTTTAAATCAGTATCGTATCAATCCGAACAACAATAACTAGACAATCGTTCAAAAAGTAAATggcataatttaacaaataataattataacctgaataataaaagaattgaCGACACGAACTCTCTGTTATTGAAAGCACAAGCTGGTTTATTCCAGTGAAATACATAAtcacagttttttattttatttctcggCTTCTTGACATTTTGTTGACAAAAATAGCTTGAGGAAACtttctttctttaaaatactattttcagTTCGAATCCGAGTTACATCCGCTTCGCTGAATTCTTATAATcgatttttattagaaaatttcaTTGTCTCTACACGGCTTTCCAATTCCAACGGCGGTTGTCGACTCATCTAAAAACTTATTTGGCACAAATTCAACTTCCATTCGgggaatttaattttatattacctttCCTTTTTTGCTTTTGCTTTTACAGTTTTACAACTGGCGTAGACCTGGAAGGAATGAGCCTGGGGCCACGAGTTTATGCAAACATATTTTGTGAAACATCGATTTACTGTTGGTAAGGCtatgtgtaagctcgtctgggtaaataccacccactcatcagatattctaccgcaaaacagcagtactttgtattgttgtgttccggtgagtgtaattacaggcacaagggacataacatcttaatttggaacaaattgaaataatttataactgaataaaagtaatttatgaaaatgtaatttcgttcaatatattatttttattattataataatataaagcacACGTAAAGGCGTAGAGACGGCGGCGGAAAACGGCCACGATGGCATGAGAGAGCATCGAGCCGTCATGCGGGTTTGTCTACGAATCAGACTTACACCTTAAGAGTGCtaatagatgtttcacatcaaaataattacgctaatattttgtttcttaacTCCCAATTCTCTCCAGCGTACCTTTCATAACATAACGTAGGAGGTAACTATATAGGAGGCAAACATGTcgagttaaataaacaaattttccGAGCCATCACGCGCTCTCGGGCTTACAtcttcaaatgaaaatatttccaCAGATTTAGGGAACAAATACGCGGGTAGTTTGTTTAAGTTGCAAAAATATCTCACGTGTTTCAAGTACTCTTTTCGACTCGGACACGCCCTGTGACAGATAAACGTTGCGGTGTGACAGAGCCGGCCGCCAGGCGATATGTCAAGCCCGCTGGGATTACATCGCGTCACGCCATGTTCCACCCTATCTCGACCCAGCAAGACACAGACCTTCGAGCTCACAGACTCACCGCATGAATGTCGCGAGTTAATACGCTCGCTGTTTAAGCTATTGTGCGATAAAAGAATAAATCCCTAGCCCGAGCAGCCTCGTAACATAATCTACATGGATATAAACAAAGTTAGGAGCTGCTCCGTGCGCTTCCCCAAAGAGAACTTACCTAGTTTAATAGTACAACACGCTTGCATTAAAGTGAGCTCGGTGCCGGTGTAATTAGCCTTATACACGCGGGATTGAATACAGTTTGAGTAGTTTACGGCATGGTGCGGTGCGGCGAGATGCGACGGACGCCGAAATACCAGACAACTAATAAATCGCTCGCAAACCTCTTGTGCATCGTTGAGCTCGTTTTTAACCCACAAGTACCGGAGAGACATACACAATACCGGAGAGCTTCCAGCTTGCGATATTACTTTGCCTTGGACCCGCTATTCTACTTTCATTAAACTcgacttaatattaatattgcacATGAATATATTTCTCCGAATTTAACTTCGTTTTCATTGGCGAACTGACTATACTTACTTTCGttaacaataaaactaaaatattttaaaacgttttaggAAATTTAAAATACCGTGAACACGTTTTTTCATATCATTTCTCATAGTAGTAATCGAGTTGCGTAATAAAAgtgtcaatttatttaattttatattttagatatacaAACGTATAATTGCGGAACTATAGAGCacaatgaacaaataaatactatGTTTCAATGAAGTCAAAGCTTGCGATGtgcatagttttattaaaatgtacatgATCATATcacattttgttaaattaataatttatataataaaatggttgACGGACTAGTTATTATCATTatggttaattatatataatcggCCATAACGTACGGAAGTGTGCTGAAAATCACCCAACTACACTGTCCGTTTGTTGCTACTAAAGATACATAAATTCGGACGTCCACTCGAGGAACGATTAAAATTAGCAAGTCTATGCTGATCACTGCGTTTTTACATAATACTACCTGCAGAGCACGTCTTTGTTCCTACAATGTCATTAAATCGTAATCAAACTAATTAATTTGTCACCATTCGTATAAACAATTTAGCTGTAACGAAAAATCAACACTTAAAattttttacgtatattttaGTAGTGTGATTAcactttgtttttcattttatatcgtATGAGACGtagaaaatactttattaatatatattatgttgcgATGCACTGACGTTATATTTGTTTACCGcctcaaatattatttacatatatacacacatataattgtattatgtaacAACTTAATGCTAACAATGTcatcgaataaatataaaaaataaagtaaatctgTAATGTGTACTAAATGATAAGGTAACATCGAACTGAATTAAAGTATATCCAATTAAAGCTAACGACTATTGTTACAGTCATTTATTAATAGAGTTAAGTATTGTCAAGTACTCACTTGTTCTTTGTGATACATACGTACTATCGTACGCGCTGACCTTTGTTTCTATGTctcttatgtatttttaagcTTCATTTAAGACACACAATATGAAGTGTGCATATAATTGTCATTTAGTACAAGTTGAGTGTTTCGAATGTTTctacaaataatttcatttacctTGTggttatctttattatattatgtattgcgtCTGCCTCGTTGacctagtggcttgatgtaaggccgcagacccggaggtcctgggttcagttCCCAGGTCCGGGCcagtaaaaaaagttattgaaaattctcagtagcaccccggagtctggaagttggaagtgtgtacactcccgtgcatcGGAAAagacgtaaagccgttgatcctgcacctgaactcttttcatTTACACGTTGCTATAATTAAACTAAAGAACACCGCGCATTTACGCAGAACTAAATTAGATCAGTAGGAGTAAGTTTGTAAGTAGCCCATAATTAAGTGTA contains:
- the LOC126770985 gene encoding chaoptin-like yields the protein MRWAWRRRESYRCGSIVAAGAVGPVLTAALLVLMPRPISAPAVSPRPCAANPLCICRADHFACDYVPFHRFPDTEAGVLHVAVSAARLGALAEAALDARALRTLVLVASRLHHIETSAMASMASSLASLDLGYNEFTEIPIEALRHLKVLNWLNLQNNYISDLDPKIDWGGLSESLTSLSLSNNHICIIHEDALSSLRYLVQLELDGNRLRHLDAGALPPSLALLRLSDNLLSDLPCRALILLPRLRHLHLRNNILQPISNTSCRSERSKIDSLDLSNNELTDGFYLEFYHNLQLKQLVLDLNEFTTMPSFVLDCGRLEKLSMSYNNLQHISESTLHVLKHTLERLELDHNELMTLPDSMRELNRLRYLSLAYNMLQEVRALPPNLHTLSLAGNFITSFPVSLKDLNPGTLTYLDLGYNRISYIVIDLFGTWSEGLTTLSLRGNRLAQLALGSFPPLPLRELVLSFNDLYYVEAGVFSNLTYLRILELSSALFSGEISTRSSLGALTWLGLDNNNIHFISSDDMQNFPSLEYLNLDFNKIIEFPSEVTKTNGSYKLKELRLSYNYISKINSEFLEILIELQSVDLSYNRMNNISERSFYNLRNLVYLSLTGNVIEFIADEAFADLPKIEVLDLQENNLVEFSTKCFANVSNMDTDFAVNVSYNKIASLVGGRVASINILDLSHNLIEFISRDFFNSLGEQIRQVFLSYNKITLLDNSAFGSLPNLNILNLHENDISIIKRRAFSDMPSLQILDLSRNRIGQLSVEQFHSLHRLKLLRLDKNKLRALPRDVFKNTVLEYVDLSNNQLALFPSSALTQVGFTLRRLELSYNRIEYLDSAMFHATAFLHEMGLSHNALTVLSDNTLAGLPRLRRLDLSFNSIKTNFKELFHNAPRLRRLSLANTGLKGTPHLPLANLTELNLSGNYITSYGENDVRHLSNLRALDIAGNKFTSLRPAMWASLPQLISLDVSQNPIVRIQRGLFDGLTRLLYLRMDNLRNVETIEPRAFRALVSLRSLTLESPTSETKDVPIAEIVSATPNLEAMIVKIHKEMLDSQFLTLRAPKLRSLEVSGKMRRVAPDAFTALGRQRSLSLRLTNSAVSELPPGLVRPLVRIPHLTLDFTNNHLVNFGPAVVYPNLTGWNRFATKLLPGGLLLEGNPLRCGCSASWVGAWLRRWTSEVGGGSRGARAAARRSACVTSPRAPPRPLLELHADEAECHASALSSRSHKLYSHHLMYSFVLVFSAVFSFS